The genomic region AGTTCTCTCACTTCAGATTCTTTGTCATTCATGTCTCCGAATGTCATTGCTCCGGTAGAACAGGCAGCAGCACAGGCACAAGAGTTCTTGAACTCGTTATCTGTTACTTTTCTGTTCTCTCTCTTAGCTGCTAAAATAGTAGCCTGAGTTTCCTGGATACACATTGAACATTTCTCCATAACCCCTCTGGTTCTTACAACTACGTCAGGGTTAAGTACCATTCTTCCTAAATCATTGTTCATGTTGAAATCGAACTTATCATTCAGGTTATAAGTAAACCAGTTGAAACGTCTTACCTTGTACGGACAGTTGTTTGCACAGTATCTTGTCCCGATACATCTGTTGTAAGCCATGTGGTTCTGACCTTGTTTACCGTGTGAAGTAGCCGCTACAGGACATACAGTTTCACATGGAGCGTGGTTACAGTGCTGGCACATTACCGGCTGGAAGATTACGTCCGGATTGTCTGCTGGGTGGTTTAATGCACCTCCGTCTCCGAATGCAGTACCGTATAATTCTGGTACAGCCATTCCTTCTTTTAATCCTTCGTATACTTCTACTTTCTGTCTTGAAGAATAGTAACGGTCAATTCTTAACCAATACATATCTCTGGACATTCTGATTTCTTGTTTACCTACAACCGGAACGTTGTTTTCTGCCTGGCAGGCAATGATACAAGCCCCACAACCTGTACAAGAGTTCAAGTCGATTGAAAGGTTGAAGTGTGGTCCGTCCGTATCATCGAAAGCGTCCCAAAGGTCGATCTTTCTTGCAGGAAGGGCTCCACTGATGGTGTGATATTCCAAAGGCTTGTTCCATCCTTTGTGCTCATCATCAAATGCAACGTTTAAGAATTCTGCCAAAGGAACTTCTTTAGCGATTTCATAACGTCCCATTAGTGTATTTTGTAGCTGAATACCTGCGAATTCGTGATCTTCTCCTGTTTTTTCAATTTTAGCTCCTGAAACAGTTAAGTTGGAACCGTCAAACAGCGGATAAGCATTTACTCCGGTATCAGCAGTAGCTCCTGAATCTTTTTTACCGTATCCAAGCGCAAGACCTACAGATCCTTCTGCCTGTCCCGGCTGGATGAATACAGGAACATCTTTTATTGTTACTCCGTTTACAGTAAGGTTTACAATAGAACCATCCAGCTGCATTCTTGCGTTAAGATCGTTATCGATTGCAAACTTCTCTGCGTCTTTTGGAGAAATTGTCAGATAGTTATCCCAAGACATTCTTGTGATAGGGTCCGGTAATTCCTGAAGCCAAGGATTGTTAGCCTGAGTACCGTCACCCATTGAAGGCTTGGTGTATAATACCAGCTCCAGTTCAGAAGGTTTGAAGCTTCCTAATTCAGCAACAGCCTGAGCTGCATTACCTCCAGCATATGCCAATGAAGTTGCATTGCTTGAAGTAGTGAATCCGTTATATAGAGCTTTGTTGAAAGAAGTACCTCCTAAGACAGAAGCTGCACTTGCTTTCAGATAGTCATAATAATTGTTGGCAGCATTGTTTTTTCCGTTCTTCCAAACCAATAGGGATTCTTCAATCTGTCTTGATTTGTAGATTTTCTGGATCGTAGGCTGCATTAATGAATATACTCCAGTCTGAGGTTCAATATCACCCCAGGATTCTAGCCAGTTAGCAACTGGAATTACAGCATGTGCTGCTTTGTACATTTCATTTTTCTTGTCAGCAACAGCAACTACACATTTAACTTTTTTAGATGCCAGTGCCTTTTTGAAATCTTCTCCTTTTGGATGAGAGTAGATAGGATCTACGTTATTTGCGATCAATACGCCAACCTGACCTGCATTTACCCATCCTAAGAATTCCTGGTATCTTGCTTTATCAAATTCTTTAAGGAAGTTTGCTTTACCTGTGAAAGCAACTGAACCTAATTTTTGGTTGATTAAGTGTGCTAAAACCTGTGCTCCTTTAGAACCGTCAGCTAAAACAACAGCTTTGCTGCCTTTTGCTTTAAGTTCGGCTGCAATTTCAGAAGCAGTTTTATCTGAAGTACCACCACCTACGATGGCGTTGTAAACTTCAACTAAAGTTTTGTTTACTGCACTTGGTTTTAATCTGTATCTTGAGTCGGCATTAGCACCTGTTAATGACATGTTTGATTCCACCTGAATGTGTCTCAACATGCTTGCTCCAGGCTTTCTTGCTGCTGCATAAGAAGTTTCTAAGCTTGCTGCATTGTAATCTCCTAAGAAATCAGCCTGGAAAGAAACTACCAATTCTGAACCTTTAAGATCATAAACCGGTAATGCTCTCTGCCCAAATACTTCCTGAGCTGCATCTAACGCTGCAGAGTGAGGATAGGCGTCATATGTTACAAGTTCAGCAGTCGGATATTTAGCTTTGAACTCTGCAAATAACTTTTTGAAAGTAGGGGAAGGTAAAGAATGTGATAAAAGCACAATCTTTTTACCTGCTGTATTTGCATCTGCCAGACCGTTAAGAATAAAACTATCTACTTTGTCGAAAGTTTCGTCTTTTCCGTCCAGTTTAGGCTGCTTTACTTTATCATTGTCATAAAGAGAAAGTACACTTGCCTGAGCTCTTGCGTTAGTTTTTCCTAAATCACCTGCTGCCGGGTTCGGATCTATTTTGATAGGTCTTCCTTCACGGGTCTTTACTAAAACGCTTGCGAAGTCGAATCCGTCAAAATATGTTGAAGCGTAATAATTCGGAACCCCCGGAATAATGTCATGCGGTTTTACCACATAAGGAATCGTTTTGATTACCGGTGCTTCACAGGCAGCTAATGTTACTGCTGCTGTAGAGAATCCTAATAGTTTTAGGAAATCTCTTCTTGAAGTACTGGATTCGTTCTGTTCAGCATCTCCAAGGAAATCTTCTACCGGAATTTCTTCCTGAAACTCTTTCTGAGCCAGCTTATTGTTCAAAGCCGGATCTTTAAGTTCATGAATACTTCTAAATTGTATTTTGTTTGAAGCCATTTATACTTCTAATTTTTTAGTTATTAATAATGACATTTACCACACTCAAGACCTCCAATTGCATCTACAGTGATCTTACCGCCATCCTGAGGATATTGTTTTTTCAACTTGTCATGTAGATTCTTGAAGTATTCTTTATTATAACCGTTGTTCATATCAACCTCAGTAGTTCTGTGGCACTCGATACACCATCCCATAGTGAAGTCATTAGCCATCTGAACAACATTCATTGTATCAATTTTTCCGTGACAAGCTTTACATACAACATCAATTTTGTTGTTAGGATTCTTTTTGTTGAAAGAATTGATGATTGCCTGCTCACCTGCTACTACGTGCTGAGAGTGGTTGAAGTACACGAAGTCCGGCATATTGTGGATTCTGGTCCATTCAACAGGCTGTGTTTTTCCAGTGTACTGCTGTTTTGCAGGATCCCAGCCTGTAGCAGCATAGATCTTCTGGATTTCACCGTCGTAGAATGCTTTATCTTTTCCTGGCTCCATGTAGTGGTCTGCATTGTACTCAGAAATGGTTCTGTGACAGTTCATACAAACATTCATTGATGGAATTTCAGATACTTTTCCGTATTTGGCACTGGAGTGACATAACTGACAGTCAATTTTCTGCTCTCCAGCGTGAATTTTGTGTGAGAAGTAGATTGGTTGTTCCGGCTTATATCCTTTGTAAACCCCGATCCACATGATCCAGTTCCAAACTCCATAAGTTGCCAGAAGGGCAAGAACAGCCAATAGTCCTTTACCTACGTAATGGTATTTCTCGTAAATTTCACTGAAAGATTTAACTCTTGTTTCGTTTAGTCCGGCTAAGTCTTCAGACTGGCCTAATTTAACCAATTGTCTCAGTTTAATTAAGATCCAAACTAATAAACCTGCGATAGCAATAAGTGAAATAATTACAACGCTAGTTGTTGTGTTGTTTGCCGGTGCTGCTGATGTTGCTCCTGCTCCTGCAGCTGCTTTGTCATCAGTTTTTGCTGGCTCGGGAGCCGGAGGATTAGTGGTAAAAGCTAAAATGTCATCAATATCCTTGTCTGTAAGATTCGGAAACTGTAGCATTTCAGTTTTATTGAACTTCTCAAAAATCTCATTGGCGTATTTGTCCCCAGAAGCTCTTAGAGCTTTGTTGTCTTTGATCCACTTGTGAAGCCAATCTTTGTCTACTCCGCCTTCTGTCTTTACTCGTTCTACAACCCCTTTCAAAGGAGGTCCTATTACTTGTTTGTCCAGCGCGTGGCATGCAGTACAATTCGCTTTGAAAAGTTTTTCGCCGTTTTTAGGATCGCCGTCTTGCCCGTAAATTGAAGCACTGGTTGATAGCAATAAGCCTATCGCGATCAACGTTTGTTTATAATGCTTTCTCCAACTAATCATTTAAATTATCTTATGTTAGTAAAATATTGAACCAATCAATTCCGCAAAAATAATATTTTTAACAGGAATTTAACGGTATATGGAAAAGGGAAAATATCATTTAAGTTTAATTTGTATTGATTCTAAATAGTGTTGTTTGGTATAATTTTTTAATTTGTATAAATTTGCGGAAACAAGTTTAAATGAGAAATTTAATCAAAATATTTTCAATATTATCTTTATTTGGGTTTTATAGTGTTGAGGCCCAGCAGGTTGTTAAGAAGGATACTTTATCCGGAACGGAGTTGGTAATGACCATGGACCCCAAAGTAAGTGCTGCTTTGGAGGGAATCGAAGGTAAATGTTCCAGAACAACTGCGAATAATCCTGTAAGAGACAATAATACAGACAGCGGAATTGTTAGTGCTCCCAGGCCACCGAAGATTTATGTTCCGAGCAGAGAGCTTACCAATGCAGAGATCTGCCGTAAGAATCCAAGAATTTTAGGGTTTAAGATTCAGATTACAACGGTGAAAAGTAATGAGGAGGCTAATGAGGTGAAAGCTTATTTCAGAAAAAGGTTCCCTAACCTGAAAGTGGAAACGGATGCTTCTTTAAGACCTAATTACAAAATTTTGGCAGGAAGTTATTTTACAAAACAAAGTGCGGCTGCAGATTTATCAAGAATCAGAGAATATTTTAAATCAGCAATTGCTGTACAGTATAGAATTTTCTGTTCTGAAGCAAAGTAACATCATAACAGGGCATTAAAGTAAAAAGCTGAGAATTTTCTCAGCTTTTTTTATTGGTAGTAAGTTTCTAAGAACCGGAAGAAATCTGACATTCTGAAAAGGTTGTTGGTAAGCAGGAAAACAAATAATATGCCTGTTATAACCATCAGAATTGAGGTAATTACCGGTTTTGATCTGTACGCATAAAACAGCCACCCTAAAAGCAGCGGGTAGACAAAAACAAAATGCCCTCCGTAGATGTATGAAGTGTGAAGTCCGAATCTCATAATACAGTGTATCACAATGTCAATAAAGAATGAAATGGCAATAACCTGAACAAATTTATTTTTGAAATTCTTAATATAACTCCACAAAATAAGTGTTAATAATATTGCCACAAATGCATAGCAAAACGGGGATGAATAAGGCTCCATTAAAAGACCTTTGAAATGAAAACCTTTCATATTATGCTTATCCGCAGCCATAAAACTCGGGAATAAAATACTGCCTCCAAAAAAATAGGAAAGCATCATGTCCCAGTTAGGAATTGATTCTACATTGGAGAATCTTTCGTACTGCT from Chryseobacterium shigense harbors:
- a CDS encoding TAT-variant-translocated molybdopterin oxidoreductase, coding for MASNKIQFRSIHELKDPALNNKLAQKEFQEEIPVEDFLGDAEQNESSTSRRDFLKLLGFSTAAVTLAACEAPVIKTIPYVVKPHDIIPGVPNYYASTYFDGFDFASVLVKTREGRPIKIDPNPAAGDLGKTNARAQASVLSLYDNDKVKQPKLDGKDETFDKVDSFILNGLADANTAGKKIVLLSHSLPSPTFKKLFAEFKAKYPTAELVTYDAYPHSAALDAAQEVFGQRALPVYDLKGSELVVSFQADFLGDYNAASLETSYAAARKPGASMLRHIQVESNMSLTGANADSRYRLKPSAVNKTLVEVYNAIVGGGTSDKTASEIAAELKAKGSKAVVLADGSKGAQVLAHLINQKLGSVAFTGKANFLKEFDKARYQEFLGWVNAGQVGVLIANNVDPIYSHPKGEDFKKALASKKVKCVVAVADKKNEMYKAAHAVIPVANWLESWGDIEPQTGVYSLMQPTIQKIYKSRQIEESLLVWKNGKNNAANNYYDYLKASAASVLGGTSFNKALYNGFTTSSNATSLAYAGGNAAQAVAELGSFKPSELELVLYTKPSMGDGTQANNPWLQELPDPITRMSWDNYLTISPKDAEKFAIDNDLNARMQLDGSIVNLTVNGVTIKDVPVFIQPGQAEGSVGLALGYGKKDSGATADTGVNAYPLFDGSNLTVSGAKIEKTGEDHEFAGIQLQNTLMGRYEIAKEVPLAEFLNVAFDDEHKGWNKPLEYHTISGALPARKIDLWDAFDDTDGPHFNLSIDLNSCTGCGACIIACQAENNVPVVGKQEIRMSRDMYWLRIDRYYSSRQKVEVYEGLKEGMAVPELYGTAFGDGGALNHPADNPDVIFQPVMCQHCNHAPCETVCPVAATSHGKQGQNHMAYNRCIGTRYCANNCPYKVRRFNWFTYNLNDKFDFNMNNDLGRMVLNPDVVVRTRGVMEKCSMCIQETQATILAAKRENRKVTDNEFKNSCACAAACSTGAMTFGDMNDKESEVRELYSSNRRYYLLEEIGTKPNVFYHTKVRNRVEK
- a CDS encoding c-type cytochrome, whose protein sequence is MISWRKHYKQTLIAIGLLLSTSASIYGQDGDPKNGEKLFKANCTACHALDKQVIGPPLKGVVERVKTEGGVDKDWLHKWIKDNKALRASGDKYANEIFEKFNKTEMLQFPNLTDKDIDDILAFTTNPPAPEPAKTDDKAAAGAGATSAAPANNTTTSVVIISLIAIAGLLVWILIKLRQLVKLGQSEDLAGLNETRVKSFSEIYEKYHYVGKGLLAVLALLATYGVWNWIMWIGVYKGYKPEQPIYFSHKIHAGEQKIDCQLCHSSAKYGKVSEIPSMNVCMNCHRTISEYNADHYMEPGKDKAFYDGEIQKIYAATGWDPAKQQYTGKTQPVEWTRIHNMPDFVYFNHSQHVVAGEQAIINSFNKKNPNNKIDVVCKACHGKIDTMNVVQMANDFTMGWCIECHRTTEVDMNNGYNKEYFKNLHDKLKKQYPQDGGKITVDAIGGLECGKCHY
- a CDS encoding SPOR domain-containing protein, whose translation is MRNLIKIFSILSLFGFYSVEAQQVVKKDTLSGTELVMTMDPKVSAALEGIEGKCSRTTANNPVRDNNTDSGIVSAPRPPKIYVPSRELTNAEICRKNPRILGFKIQITTVKSNEEANEVKAYFRKRFPNLKVETDASLRPNYKILAGSYFTKQSAAADLSRIREYFKSAIAVQYRIFCSEAK